DNA from Arthrobacter sp. PvP023:
CCTCTCGCCTTCTGCGTAGTTTCCGCCATCACGGCAGCCGTGATTTCCGCGACAGTGCTCCCGGACGGCTCTAACCCCGCCTACATTGAGTGGGGCTGGCGTATTCCGGTCGCGATCGGAGCCATCGTGACCTTCGCCTTCACCCTGTACTACATGAAGTCAGTCGACGAGTCGCCAGCCTTCGCGGCGGTAGCGGCTACCCGGAATACGGCCAACGCCAACAACACACGCCCGGGTCCTTTGCGACAGCTGTTCACTGGTCAAAACGCACGGAACCTGCGACAGGTGTTCATCCTCATGACGGGCGTATGGATTCTGTCGAACGCGACCAGCGCTTCGTTTCCTGGCACTTTCCGGGGTCTTGAAGGAATGACGCCGGGCCGGGCGACCATGATCATCGTCTTCTATCAGATCGCCCTGATCGTGCTCTACCCGCTCGCGGGCGCCCTGAGCCAGAAAATAGGCCGCCGCCGGTTCCTGGCCATCAACGGTCTCACCGGTGCCACCATCGCGCCGATTACGTATGGACTTCTCGTCAGTAACGTCGTGACGACAGACTTTGGCTACACCGCACTGGCAATCGTCCTTGTCGCAACCTCGATCTGTGCCTTCGGCTGCACCGGCTCGTACCTCTCCGAACGGTTCCCGTCGGCCATCCGCTCAACGGGTTACGGCGTGGCCTACAGCGTCGCAGTGATCCTCCCGGCTTTCTATGCCTTCTACGAGTCGGGTCTGGCCTCGATCATCCCCTCCCCTTACGGAACGATCGTGCTCTACGTGCTTGGCGGAGCGCTCCTGCTCATTGGAGCACTTATGGGCCCCGAAACCCGAGGCGCCAATCTGCGTCTTCCGGCTAATCAGACCAACGATGATAGCGCCCGCCCCGTCGCCGTCACCGAGGAGATCCGATGATCACGGCTCAGGACGTGTCCCCTGGCCTCGTTACCGATCGTCAGTTCATCGGTGGCCAATGGGTAGAGTCCGCCGGCGGAGTCATGGAGTCGATCGACCCGGCAACTGAAGAAACCTGGGCGCAGGTCCCGGACGGAACCGCGGCCGACGTGGACCTCGCCGTGGCAGCAGCACGTGATGCCCTCTCCGGGCCATGGAAGCGGATGACTGCCACCGACAGGGGGGAGCGCATTCACCGGTTGGGAGACCTGCTGGACGAACACGCTTCACGGCTGGGCGAACTGGAGACCCGCGATAACGGCAAAGTCTGGAAGGAGACGACCAGCGAGGTGCTCCGCGCGGCGAAGTGGTTGCGCTACTACGCCGGAGCCGCTGACAAGATCGAGGGCTCGGTCGTACCGTTCAAGACCGACGCCCACGCATTCACCCGATATGAGCCCGTCGGCGTCGTCGGTGCGATTACCCCGTGGAATTCTCCGATCAGCCTCTACAGCTGGAAGCTCGGCCCTGCCCTGGCTACCGGAAATACCGTCGTGCTCAAACCTGCCGAAACAACAACCGTTTCTGCGTTCGCCTTCGCCGAGCTCATCCGTGAGGCCGGTATCCCTGACGGGGTGGTCAATGTCGTTTCGGGCAGAGGATCTGTCGTTGGTTCGGCGCTCTCCGGGCACCCGGGGGTGGACAAGGTGACCTTCACAGGGTCCTATCCCACCGCCCAAAACATCATGAGGGCGGCGGCAAACGGCCTGAAACGCGTCTCCTTCGAGTGCGGAGGCAAGAGTCCGCACATCATCTTCCCCGACGCTGACCTTGAACGCGCCGCCATCGTCGCAACCCACAGTGCCTTCCGCTCAACAGGCCAGTCGTGC
Protein-coding regions in this window:
- a CDS encoding aldehyde dehydrogenase, producing the protein MITAQDVSPGLVTDRQFIGGQWVESAGGVMESIDPATEETWAQVPDGTAADVDLAVAAARDALSGPWKRMTATDRGERIHRLGDLLDEHASRLGELETRDNGKVWKETTSEVLRAAKWLRYYAGAADKIEGSVVPFKTDAHAFTRYEPVGVVGAITPWNSPISLYSWKLGPALATGNTVVLKPAETTTVSAFAFAELIREAGIPDGVVNVVSGRGSVVGSALSGHPGVDKVTFTGSYPTAQNIMRAAANGLKRVSFECGGKSPHIIFPDADLERAAIVATHSAFRSTGQSCSLGSRLLVHEAIYEDFLAEIVGRASRIRVGMPLESGTHIGPHSSAEQLEKTLDYIRIGKEDGGTVAAGGGRAAGFDRGYFVQPTVFTGLDNESRLAREEVFGPVLTVLPFRTEDEALQLANDTSYGLVAGLWTRDVNRAHRFSAELQAGLVSVNTFRPTHWTLPYGGYKQSGLGRENGQAVLREYLEVKSVVIDYSSAPTEDPFDN
- a CDS encoding MFS transporter, which encodes MNTNANIHEDLPPAELSRARRAVRGASIGFAIDCYDIYLPVIALAPAIVYFIPKNLDVGSMALINGLVFAATLLGRPLGAVIFGNVADRLGRKKATVWAMFGSAVGTALLVALPGFQTVGFAAIVLLILMRFLTGIFLGGQYTGAVPLAMESAPRHKRGLYGGLISMGFPLAFCVVSAITAAVISATVLPDGSNPAYIEWGWRIPVAIGAIVTFAFTLYYMKSVDESPAFAAVAATRNTANANNTRPGPLRQLFTGQNARNLRQVFILMTGVWILSNATSASFPGTFRGLEGMTPGRATMIIVFYQIALIVLYPLAGALSQKIGRRRFLAINGLTGATIAPITYGLLVSNVVTTDFGYTALAIVLVATSICAFGCTGSYLSERFPSAIRSTGYGVAYSVAVILPAFYAFYESGLASIIPSPYGTIVLYVLGGALLLIGALMGPETRGANLRLPANQTNDDSARPVAVTEEIR